In the genome of Rhizobium sp. NXC24, one region contains:
- a CDS encoding AAA family ATPase: MSSLDDVHRLSITDFRSISGTIRVPLDAPIILIHGPNGTGKTSVLSALELALTGNVRSMREDDANFARHVVHEGAQHAKVVIEGPLGPVDDRGSFMIENGRIAGTPYLDGDDGKFFSERCYLAQSMLGRLLDIYQKSKVEDGESALTQFVKDLLGLSQLDALIDGLHDAGHKARTKNLVPEYRAFESRIERTDQEIALLRAELATQDKTRTEELGKVHAALNELLPDEPSDGFDLENLTALLGNVGTEGVAVEATRRLNDLRSLTSAWSKLPSDSGSQERAQVEANEQTAREAANDWRTTTGAELEELIVSLRVHFPDLPSWSSTDPMTAAEEAERRIANELARIETLLENDEAAKKKEYELSDNIAKEEARGLLVDSQISGLAQDAGQFASALATLLPHIHTDDCPVCGRDFSQVSPDERLSLHVQKSIAKLTDDAARLTALASEKTTSTSRVAQLRRELASETAKRISDELRLDWINAQADFAEGKVTLARLWQPAINGTILLADEAELKGRLASFRERDRGASELLDAAIRMAGEMARSDLAREPFHIIVSALTAQAEIEVEQATSLQAHRGTAIQSALTVISIDKRRKQAAANLEKARETRAVLVGAVAELEKLKGQAKTIADTAQEARTKIVRRVFNESLNTLWRDLFVRLAPTEPFVPAFKVPGSDSKDFAKLETVHRNGKKGGTPGSMLSAGNLNTAALTLFLALHFSVGARIPWLVLDDPVQNMDEVHVAQFAALLRTISRAHGTKVVIAVHERTLFDYLKLELSPSFEKDRLLAVELRRTAGEPTTVDPDLLTYLVDAVAA; encoded by the coding sequence ATGAGCAGCCTCGACGATGTCCATCGCCTGTCCATCACTGACTTCCGAAGCATCTCGGGGACAATTCGAGTTCCACTCGATGCACCTATCATCCTGATCCATGGCCCCAACGGAACCGGAAAGACTAGTGTCCTGTCGGCCCTCGAGCTCGCTCTGACTGGCAACGTCAGGTCGATGAGAGAAGACGATGCGAATTTTGCGCGGCATGTGGTTCACGAAGGGGCTCAACACGCCAAGGTCGTTATCGAAGGACCTCTTGGTCCCGTGGATGATCGTGGCAGCTTTATGATCGAGAACGGCCGCATCGCCGGCACACCGTACCTTGACGGCGACGATGGCAAATTTTTCAGCGAGCGGTGCTATCTTGCGCAATCGATGCTCGGCCGCCTTCTCGACATCTATCAGAAATCGAAAGTCGAGGATGGCGAGAGTGCCCTGACTCAATTTGTGAAAGATCTGCTCGGCCTGAGCCAGCTCGATGCCCTAATCGATGGTCTTCACGACGCGGGACATAAAGCTCGGACAAAAAATCTAGTGCCGGAATATCGAGCTTTTGAGAGCCGGATCGAGCGAACAGACCAGGAAATTGCACTACTTAGGGCCGAACTTGCGACCCAGGATAAAACTCGCACCGAAGAGCTTGGAAAAGTTCATGCCGCATTGAATGAACTGTTACCCGATGAACCCTCAGATGGGTTCGACCTCGAAAACCTAACCGCCCTGCTTGGCAACGTGGGTACCGAAGGCGTTGCCGTGGAGGCAACCCGTCGTCTGAACGATCTCCGGTCGCTCACAAGTGCCTGGTCGAAGCTACCAAGCGATTCAGGATCTCAAGAGCGCGCCCAGGTAGAAGCGAACGAACAAACGGCGCGAGAGGCCGCAAACGACTGGCGAACCACGACGGGCGCCGAATTGGAGGAACTGATCGTCTCTCTCCGCGTCCACTTTCCGGACCTGCCCTCCTGGTCTTCGACCGACCCGATGACCGCCGCCGAGGAAGCTGAGAGGCGGATCGCAAACGAACTAGCCCGTATTGAGACGCTTCTGGAAAACGACGAAGCGGCAAAAAAGAAAGAATACGAACTCAGCGACAACATCGCGAAGGAGGAAGCGCGGGGGCTGCTCGTCGACTCCCAGATTTCAGGACTTGCGCAGGACGCCGGTCAGTTCGCGAGCGCCCTTGCAACGCTTCTACCTCATATTCACACCGACGATTGCCCCGTGTGTGGGCGGGATTTCTCACAGGTATCACCGGATGAACGTCTGTCTCTTCATGTACAAAAAAGTATCGCGAAGCTAACTGACGACGCAGCCCGCTTAACGGCCCTCGCGTCGGAAAAGACCACATCAACAAGCCGCGTTGCTCAGCTTCGGCGCGAACTCGCTTCTGAGACTGCCAAACGGATTTCCGACGAGCTAAGATTGGACTGGATAAACGCACAGGCCGACTTCGCTGAAGGCAAGGTCACATTGGCCAGGCTGTGGCAGCCGGCAATAAACGGCACTATCCTTCTTGCCGACGAGGCTGAACTGAAGGGTCGGCTGGCAAGTTTTCGCGAAAGGGATCGCGGGGCATCGGAGCTTTTAGATGCTGCCATTCGCATGGCCGGGGAAATGGCACGAAGCGATCTCGCCCGAGAACCCTTTCACATTATAGTCTCCGCACTAACAGCCCAGGCCGAGATTGAAGTCGAACAGGCAACTTCTCTTCAGGCGCACCGCGGGACCGCCATACAGTCGGCTCTTACAGTTATCTCGATCGACAAGCGTCGAAAACAAGCAGCGGCAAATCTTGAAAAGGCGCGAGAGACGCGCGCGGTCCTAGTGGGGGCGGTGGCCGAACTGGAGAAGTTGAAAGGGCAAGCAAAGACCATCGCCGATACTGCGCAGGAAGCTCGAACCAAGATCGTTAGACGCGTTTTCAACGAGTCGCTCAACACGCTCTGGCGAGACCTATTTGTACGTCTTGCCCCTACCGAGCCATTTGTTCCAGCCTTCAAGGTACCCGGCTCGGATTCCAAGGATTTCGCCAAACTCGAAACCGTGCATCGGAATGGCAAGAAGGGTGGAACGCCAGGATCGATGTTGAGTGCCGGAAATCTGAACACGGCGGCATTAACGCTGTTTCTCGCACTCCATTTCTCCGTTGGCGCGAGAATTCCGTGGCTTGTACTTGATGATCCGGTTCAGAATATGGACGAGGTTCACGTCGCGCAGTTTGCAGCGCTGCTGCGAACGATTTCGCGCGCTCATGGAACGAAGGTGGTTATCGCCGTTCATGAGCGGACGTTGTTCGATTATCTCAAGCTAGAGCTCAGTCCTTCGTTCGAGAAAGACAGGCTCCTTGCAGTCGAACTTCGTAGGACGGCCGGCGAACCTACTACGGTCGATCCCGACCTTCTCACATACTTGGTGGACGCCGTCGCGGCATAA